A single genomic interval of Macadamia integrifolia cultivar HAES 741 chromosome 6, SCU_Mint_v3, whole genome shotgun sequence harbors:
- the LOC122082472 gene encoding digalactosyldiacylglycerol synthase 2, chloroplastic-like isoform X2 translates to MTGTAVNPLFRAAYLTRDGERKVTLVIPWLSLKDQQLVYPNEITFKSPTDHEAYVRQWVEQRTGFISGFNINFYPGKFSTDKRSILAVGDITEIIPDEEADIAVLEEPEHLTWYHHGRRWKTKFRLVIGVVHTNYLEYVKRERNGMQAFVLKHINSWVIHIYCHKVIRLSAATQDLRKSIICNIHGVNPKFIEVGKKKQEQLKNGNKAFTKGAYYIGKMVWSKGYRELLELLNDHQKELTGLQVDLYGNGEDHDQVEAAARKLELTIKVHPGSDHADPLFHDYKVFLNPSTTDVVCTTTAEALAMGKIVICANHPSNEFFKQFPNCHIYDDAEGFVKVTRKALAEEPVPQTDEDRHELSWEAATERFLKVAELNVASTRKPEKAPTKNFMSLSLNLRRKIEDAAAFVHNAASGIEVARKAFGAIPGSLEPDEEQCKELGLAVSKEKHGSKRGSRH, encoded by the exons ATGACTGGAACTGCTGTTAATCCTCTATTTCGTGCTGCATACCTTacaagagatggagagagaaaggttacTTTGGTGATTCCATGGCTATCTTTAAAGGATCAACAGCTAGTTTACCCCAACGAGATCACATTCAAGTCTCCTACAGACCATGAGGCTTATGTCCGTCAGTGGGTTGAACAAAGGACTGGATTTATATCTGGATTTAATATAAACTTCTATCCTGGAAAG TTCTCTACAGATAAAAGGAGCATTCTAGCTGTTGGGGATATTACGGAAATCATTCCTGATGAAGAGGCAGATATTGCTGTCTTAGAAGAGCCTGAGCACCTGACATGGTACCATCATGGACGCAGATGGAAAACAAAATTCCGATTAGTCATAGGGGTTGTTCACACCAATTATTTGGAATACgtgaagagagaaaggaatggGATGCAAGCTTTTGTTTTGAAACACATCAATAGTTGGGTTATCCATATCTACTGCCACAAg GTTATAAGATTATCTGCTGCAACACAGGATCTTCGGAAATCAATCATATGCAACATCCATGGAGTCAACCCCAAGTTCATTGAGGTTGGTAAGAAAAAGCAAGAGCAGCTGAAAAATGGAAACAAAGCCTTCACAAAGGGTGCATACTACATCGGGAAAATGGTGTGGAGTAAAGGCTATAGAGAGCTCCTCGAACTACTTAATGATCACCAAAAGGAACTGACAGGCCTTCAGGTTGATTTATATGGAAATGGAGAGGACCATGATCAAGTTGAAGCAGCAGCCAGAAAATTAGAACTTACCATCAAGGTCCACCCAGGCAGTGACCATGCTGACCCTTTATTTCATGA TTATAAGGTGTTTCTAAATCCAAGCACAACAGATGTTGTCTGCACAACCACAGCTGAAGCACTGGCAATGGGGAAAATTGTCATTTGTGCCAACCATCCCTCAAATGAATTCTTCAAACAATTTCCAAATTGCCATATATATGATGACGCTGAAGGATTTGTCAAAGTGACACGCAAGGCACTGGCTGAAGAACCAGTCCCCCAGACTGATGAAGATAGACATGAACTCTCGTGGGAGGCTGCAACAGAGCGGTTTCTGAAGGTAGCTGAGCTCAATGTGGCCTCCacaagaaaaccagaaaaagcCCCAACAAAGAATTTTATGTCATTGTCATTGAATTTGAGGAGGAAGATCGAGGATGCTGCTGCATTTGTGCATAATGCAGCTTCTGGGATTGAAGTTGCACGTAAAGCTTTTGGTGCAATTCCTGGAAGTCTAGAGCCAGATGAGGAACAATGTAAAGAGCTTGGGTTGGCTGTTTCCAAAGAGAAGCATGGTTCAAAGCGTGGTTCAAGACACTGA
- the LOC122082472 gene encoding digalactosyldiacylglycerol synthase 2, chloroplastic-like isoform X1, translating into MDRKQHIAIFTTASLPWMTGTAVNPLFRAAYLTRDGERKVTLVIPWLSLKDQQLVYPNEITFKSPTDHEAYVRQWVEQRTGFISGFNINFYPGKFSTDKRSILAVGDITEIIPDEEADIAVLEEPEHLTWYHHGRRWKTKFRLVIGVVHTNYLEYVKRERNGMQAFVLKHINSWVIHIYCHKVIRLSAATQDLRKSIICNIHGVNPKFIEVGKKKQEQLKNGNKAFTKGAYYIGKMVWSKGYRELLELLNDHQKELTGLQVDLYGNGEDHDQVEAAARKLELTIKVHPGSDHADPLFHDYKVFLNPSTTDVVCTTTAEALAMGKIVICANHPSNEFFKQFPNCHIYDDAEGFVKVTRKALAEEPVPQTDEDRHELSWEAATERFLKVAELNVASTRKPEKAPTKNFMSLSLNLRRKIEDAAAFVHNAASGIEVARKAFGAIPGSLEPDEEQCKELGLAVSKEKHGSKRGSRH; encoded by the exons ATGGATAGGAAGCAGCATATTGCAATATTTACTACTGCGAGTCTTCCATGGATGACTGGAACTGCTGTTAATCCTCTATTTCGTGCTGCATACCTTacaagagatggagagagaaaggttacTTTGGTGATTCCATGGCTATCTTTAAAGGATCAACAGCTAGTTTACCCCAACGAGATCACATTCAAGTCTCCTACAGACCATGAGGCTTATGTCCGTCAGTGGGTTGAACAAAGGACTGGATTTATATCTGGATTTAATATAAACTTCTATCCTGGAAAG TTCTCTACAGATAAAAGGAGCATTCTAGCTGTTGGGGATATTACGGAAATCATTCCTGATGAAGAGGCAGATATTGCTGTCTTAGAAGAGCCTGAGCACCTGACATGGTACCATCATGGACGCAGATGGAAAACAAAATTCCGATTAGTCATAGGGGTTGTTCACACCAATTATTTGGAATACgtgaagagagaaaggaatggGATGCAAGCTTTTGTTTTGAAACACATCAATAGTTGGGTTATCCATATCTACTGCCACAAg GTTATAAGATTATCTGCTGCAACACAGGATCTTCGGAAATCAATCATATGCAACATCCATGGAGTCAACCCCAAGTTCATTGAGGTTGGTAAGAAAAAGCAAGAGCAGCTGAAAAATGGAAACAAAGCCTTCACAAAGGGTGCATACTACATCGGGAAAATGGTGTGGAGTAAAGGCTATAGAGAGCTCCTCGAACTACTTAATGATCACCAAAAGGAACTGACAGGCCTTCAGGTTGATTTATATGGAAATGGAGAGGACCATGATCAAGTTGAAGCAGCAGCCAGAAAATTAGAACTTACCATCAAGGTCCACCCAGGCAGTGACCATGCTGACCCTTTATTTCATGA TTATAAGGTGTTTCTAAATCCAAGCACAACAGATGTTGTCTGCACAACCACAGCTGAAGCACTGGCAATGGGGAAAATTGTCATTTGTGCCAACCATCCCTCAAATGAATTCTTCAAACAATTTCCAAATTGCCATATATATGATGACGCTGAAGGATTTGTCAAAGTGACACGCAAGGCACTGGCTGAAGAACCAGTCCCCCAGACTGATGAAGATAGACATGAACTCTCGTGGGAGGCTGCAACAGAGCGGTTTCTGAAGGTAGCTGAGCTCAATGTGGCCTCCacaagaaaaccagaaaaagcCCCAACAAAGAATTTTATGTCATTGTCATTGAATTTGAGGAGGAAGATCGAGGATGCTGCTGCATTTGTGCATAATGCAGCTTCTGGGATTGAAGTTGCACGTAAAGCTTTTGGTGCAATTCCTGGAAGTCTAGAGCCAGATGAGGAACAATGTAAAGAGCTTGGGTTGGCTGTTTCCAAAGAGAAGCATGGTTCAAAGCGTGGTTCAAGACACTGA